One genomic window of Deinococcus ruber includes the following:
- a CDS encoding DEAD/DEAH box helicase produces MLSSLTLAPTGSVLLTAPTGSGKTHAAREAARASVAQGHTVLMIVPLKALAAEIQAQWQAALPEAVVAHYTSDQRRHVPYQEANILLMTPERLDLCTRSWRRHNRWLARVDLVIVDEVHLMQDKHRGARLDAGLTRLRAVAPLIRLLAMSATVGEPQTLAAWLGAVHQRSEVRRVPLHWTAHIVASVDQKQTQLLSLLQQHSTLVFVNSRRRAEELATWLRLNGQLADAHHAGLPMGQRHEVEARFRSGETRVLCCTAALEMGLNFPCETVVLYDLSLWHTGVAEPISHVTAWQRAGRAGRTPGQLASVQVIGLKKEAPAQYLRPDFEPLRSPLGQDVALQDFVLGSIDGGLARTSVQLQRLLRQSFAAHTGSLDPRGAVAALISGGGLEEHGDTLHVTLLGRVASQALLPLRAMACVNFLPNDPCVLDALLTLCRSALTSGPRLNDAAELLTEPLLQLTPSRLLDAGEWFPAEQLALAGLLLSACQQGDEECAAAYGLYAADVRAVREEAARVLDAWCTYRPEDRKLSLIRTMLHAQLSLDHATLALLPGIGTALARSLAHAGFEDIETLAMQPTDALPQVPGIRAARLVALIQAAEQLVKRLESDPTREPPAATRSVLPLDWRGQTDPLRLQRARALAVVQDGDGYLVTGGAAPHRVTAALACDCLDHTRRRRCKHVLATERFLGNAAIVRNTQLLELD; encoded by the coding sequence ATGCTCTCGTCACTGACCCTGGCTCCCACGGGCAGTGTGCTGCTGACCGCCCCCACCGGGAGTGGGAAGACCCACGCCGCTCGGGAAGCTGCCCGCGCCTCCGTCGCCCAGGGGCACACGGTGCTGATGATCGTGCCGCTCAAAGCTCTCGCTGCCGAGATCCAGGCGCAGTGGCAGGCCGCGCTGCCAGAAGCGGTGGTCGCGCACTACACCAGCGATCAGCGCCGACACGTGCCGTACCAGGAGGCGAACATTCTGCTGATGACGCCCGAGCGACTGGATTTGTGCACCCGGTCGTGGCGCAGGCACAACCGCTGGTTGGCGCGTGTCGATCTGGTGATTGTGGACGAAGTGCATCTGATGCAGGACAAACACCGGGGGGCGCGGCTGGACGCGGGCCTGACCCGGCTGCGCGCCGTCGCGCCGCTGATCAGACTGCTGGCGATGAGTGCCACGGTGGGGGAGCCGCAGACGCTGGCCGCATGGCTCGGCGCGGTGCATCAGCGCAGCGAGGTGCGCCGGGTGCCGCTGCACTGGACCGCCCACATCGTGGCCAGCGTGGACCAGAAGCAAACCCAACTGCTGAGCCTCCTCCAACAACACAGCACGCTGGTGTTCGTCAACAGCCGGCGGCGAGCAGAGGAACTCGCCACCTGGCTCCGGCTCAACGGACAGCTCGCAGACGCGCACCATGCAGGCCTCCCGATGGGGCAGCGACATGAGGTCGAGGCCCGCTTCCGCAGCGGCGAGACACGCGTGCTGTGCTGCACCGCCGCGCTGGAGATGGGCCTGAACTTTCCCTGCGAAACCGTCGTGCTGTACGACCTCAGCCTGTGGCATACCGGAGTAGCCGAGCCGATCAGTCATGTCACCGCGTGGCAGCGGGCAGGCCGGGCGGGACGCACCCCTGGACAGCTGGCGAGTGTGCAGGTGATCGGCCTGAAGAAGGAAGCCCCCGCGCAGTACCTCCGGCCCGACTTCGAACCGCTGCGGAGTCCCCTCGGGCAGGACGTGGCGCTGCAGGACTTCGTGCTCGGAAGTATCGACGGTGGCCTGGCCCGCACGTCCGTGCAGCTCCAGCGCCTGTTACGTCAGAGTTTCGCGGCGCACACCGGCTCGCTCGATCCACGTGGGGCTGTGGCTGCCCTGATCAGCGGCGGCGGCCTGGAAGAGCACGGCGACACCCTGCACGTCACGCTGCTGGGCCGAGTGGCCAGCCAGGCGCTCCTGCCCCTGCGGGCCATGGCGTGCGTGAACTTCCTGCCGAACGACCCGTGTGTGCTGGACGCGCTGCTGACCCTCTGCCGGTCCGCGCTGACCAGTGGGCCGCGCCTGAATGATGCGGCGGAACTGCTGACCGAACCGCTGCTGCAACTCACACCGTCCCGCCTGCTCGATGCCGGGGAGTGGTTCCCCGCAGAGCAGCTCGCTCTGGCAGGGCTGCTGCTGAGTGCCTGCCAGCAGGGGGACGAGGAATGCGCGGCTGCCTATGGCCTGTACGCGGCGGACGTGCGGGCAGTGCGTGAAGAAGCGGCCCGCGTGCTGGACGCGTGGTGCACCTACCGACCTGAGGACCGTAAACTCTCGCTGATCCGCACCATGCTGCACGCGCAGCTGAGTCTCGATCACGCGACGCTGGCACTGCTGCCAGGGATCGGGACCGCCCTGGCACGCAGCCTCGCGCATGCAGGCTTCGAGGACATCGAGACGCTGGCGATGCAACCCACCGACGCGCTCCCGCAGGTTCCAGGCATCCGCGCTGCCCGGCTGGTTGCGCTGATTCAGGCGGCCGAGCAGCTGGTCAAGCGCCTGGAGTCCGATCCCACACGGGAGCCGCCTGCGGCAACACGCTCGGTGCTTCCACTGGACTGGCGCGGCCAGACTGACCCGCTGCGTCTCCAGCGTGCACGCGCGTTGGCGGTGGTGCAGGACGGCGACGGTTACCTGGTGACAGGCGGGGCCGCACCGCACCGGGTCACAGCGGCGCTGGCGTGTGACTGTCTGGATCACACCCGGCGGCGACGCTGTAAGCACGTGCTGGCGACCGAACGGTTCCTGGGCAACGCCGCGATTGTGCGAAACACTCAGCTGCTGGAATTGGACTGA
- a CDS encoding ParA family protein, whose protein sequence is MRKTTVITFFSHAGGVGKTSSCRDIGYELGQLGHRVLLIDLDPQANLTDWLGVDPEDVSTVTLFDALVHHGPFPTPHHVHGLDLIPSGLELAKIEALLTGMDLGGVDRLKKVLRPVLDAGTYDYVLIDTPPTLGKPVLISLFASHEVIIPVSSRNKGLTAVKTVHEMVRTYREYNPALNILSHLITQRGTTSHSKAAEEAAMAGLPNISGPIKTRPAIYDECQVVKQPVGVYAPKGEARAEVQAAVGQLLGYLAVTA, encoded by the coding sequence ATGCGTAAAACCACCGTCATTACTTTTTTCAGCCATGCAGGTGGCGTCGGCAAAACCTCATCCTGCCGCGATATCGGCTACGAGCTCGGCCAACTCGGCCACCGTGTGCTCCTGATTGATCTGGATCCTCAGGCGAACCTGACAGACTGGCTGGGCGTCGACCCCGAGGATGTCTCCACTGTCACGCTGTTCGATGCCCTGGTGCATCACGGTCCATTTCCCACACCCCACCATGTGCACGGTCTGGACCTGATTCCTTCAGGACTTGAACTGGCGAAGATCGAGGCACTCCTGACAGGGATGGACCTCGGAGGGGTCGACCGGTTGAAAAAGGTGCTGCGCCCTGTCCTCGATGCTGGGACCTACGATTACGTGCTGATTGACACGCCGCCGACGCTCGGGAAGCCGGTCCTGATTTCGCTGTTCGCCAGCCATGAGGTCATCATTCCTGTCAGCAGCCGAAATAAGGGCCTGACGGCGGTGAAAACAGTCCATGAGATGGTGCGGACGTATCGTGAGTACAATCCTGCGCTGAATATTCTTTCTCACCTGATTACCCAGCGTGGCACGACCAGCCATTCCAAAGCGGCTGAGGAAGCGGCGATGGCCGGGCTGCCGAATATCAGCGGGCCGATCAAGACCCGCCCGGCGATCTACGACGAATGCCAGGTGGTGAAGCAGCCTGTCGGGGTGTATGCACCGAAGGGAGAAGCGCGTGCTGAGGTACAGGCCGCTGTCGGCCAGCTGCTCGGGTATCTCGCGGTGACAGCATGA
- a CDS encoding ParB/RepB/Spo0J family partition protein: MTAPSDAAEVPVSALRARSNQPRRFFSEAALAALAASLTENGVLQPLLVRPQPGGQYEVIAGERRLRAAKLAGLSRVPVRVHPCTDAEADQLSLIENLQREDLSRFEDVSFKLRLIAASWEQSPQEAKATLRKLKKHPQEDAERVAELEGLFQRLGREQWTSFVANGLPVLDLPDLLLQALQEGVIQQSKAVLIARAPADQQQALLERAVNEQLSVEQLRASIAQLTVPAPLSGVEQRFQALRKLQPRAFSKLSPEQQQQAQHLLDQLQALLN, from the coding sequence GTGACGGCACCCAGTGATGCCGCAGAGGTCCCGGTGTCGGCGTTGCGTGCGCGGTCCAATCAGCCGCGCCGCTTTTTTTCCGAAGCAGCCCTCGCAGCCCTGGCTGCCAGTCTGACCGAGAACGGGGTTTTGCAACCGCTGCTCGTTCGCCCGCAGCCTGGGGGGCAGTATGAGGTCATCGCCGGCGAGCGGCGCTTGCGGGCTGCCAAACTGGCCGGGCTGAGCCGTGTGCCTGTGCGGGTGCATCCCTGCACTGACGCTGAGGCAGATCAGTTGTCGCTGATCGAAAACCTGCAACGGGAGGACCTCAGCCGCTTCGAGGATGTGTCCTTCAAACTGCGGCTGATCGCGGCGTCGTGGGAGCAAAGTCCTCAGGAGGCCAAGGCCACCCTGCGTAAGTTGAAAAAGCACCCTCAGGAAGATGCCGAGCGGGTCGCCGAACTTGAAGGGCTGTTTCAACGCTTGGGGCGCGAGCAGTGGACCTCGTTCGTTGCGAATGGCCTGCCAGTGCTGGACCTGCCGGACCTGCTGCTGCAGGCGCTCCAGGAAGGGGTAATTCAGCAGAGTAAGGCGGTGCTGATTGCCAGGGCTCCAGCCGATCAGCAGCAGGCGCTGCTAGAGCGGGCGGTCAATGAACAGCTGAGCGTCGAGCAGTTGCGTGCCAGCATCGCTCAGCTGACTGTACCTGCGCCGCTGTCTGGCGTGGAGCAGCGCTTTCAGGCCCTGAGAAAGCTGCAGCCGCGTGCCTTTTCCAAGCTTTCTCCCGAGCAGCAGCAGCAGGCTCAACACCTGCTCGACCAGTTGCAGGCGCTGCTGAACTGA